The following proteins are co-located in the Dromiciops gliroides isolate mDroGli1 chromosome 2, mDroGli1.pri, whole genome shotgun sequence genome:
- the LOC122740475 gene encoding uncharacterized protein LOC122740475 yields the protein MGQKVTTPLSLTLDHWSEVQVWAHNQSVEVKRKKWVTICSSEWPAFNVGWPREGTFNTDIISQVEAKVFNPGPHGHPDQVPYIVTWRALASDPPQWVQPFIPPPKFRSPLTTPSAPPYQALSLPLLTPTSSSLYPALTPLQAPFLPPDAASPLIDLLTEEPPPYPEAAPAGQEEPDSPISPIAGRLRDRHELPLSQTSQAFPLREGPNGRPQYWPFTASDLYNWKQHNPSFSKDPAVLTNLIESILVTHQPTWDDCQQLLQTLLTSEEKQRMEARKNVPGEDGRPTQLPNEIEEAFPLTRPHWD from the exons ATGGGACAAAAAGTGACCACTCCTCTGAGCCTGACTCTGGACCACTGGAGTGAAGTTCAGGTTTGGGCACATAATCAGTCAGTAGAagttaagagaaagaaatgggttaCTATCTGTTCCTCAGAGTGGCCCGCGTTTAATGTTGGATGGCCACGGGAGGGCACCTTTAACACTGATATTATTTCACAGGTAGAGGCCAAAGTCTTCAACCCTGGACCTCACGGACACCCCGACCAGGTCCCCTACATCGTGACCTGGCGGGCTCTGGCCTCAGACCCACCTCAGTGGGTCCAGCCTTTTATTCCCCCACCCAAATTCCGTTCTCCTCTCACTACCCCAAGTGCCCCACCCTACCAAGCactatcccttcccctcctcacccCTACCTCTTCTTCCCTTTACCCTGCCCTTACCCCACTTCAGG CCCCGTTTTTGCCCCCTGACGCAGCGTCCCCCCTCATTGACCTGTTGACAGAGGAGCCGCCACCGTATCCTGAGGCGGCACCGGCAGGACAGGAGGAGCCTGACTCTCCAATTTCCCCCATTGCAGGGAGGCTTAGGGACCGTCATGAGCTGCCGCTAAGTCAAACCTCCCAGGCCTTTCCCTTGAGAGAGGGCCCTAACGGCCGGCCACAATACTGGCCCTTCACTGCTTCCGACCTTTACAACTGGAAGCAACATAACCCTTCCTTCTCTAAGGATCCCGCTGTCCTAACTAACCTAATTGAGTCCATTTTAGTCACTCACCAGCCCACCTGGGATGACTGTCAGCAGCTTTTGCAGACCCTGTTGACCTCGGAAGAGAAGCAGAGAATGGAAGCCCGGAAGAATGTACCGGGCGAAGATGGGCGACCAACCCAATTGCCCAATGAGATAGAGGAGGCTTTTCCCTTGACTCGACCCCACTGGGATTAG